Proteins from a genomic interval of Candidatus Babela massiliensis:
- a CDS encoding deoxyribonuclease IV produces MNKKNLLIGAHMSIAKGIEQSLYLGKEIGCTTIQIFLRSNRRWEFNDFTNQEIYKFNQAKIDTKIDTIVAHSRYLINLGSSSEEVQNKSLSSLDKELINCDKLGIKYLVLHPGAGNENIEKCINKVAQNINKILNNNHSRVTIALENTAGQGSYIGSTFEQLYMLLSLIEDKNRIGICFDTCHAWASGYNFTDKESYSQMWHEFDSIIGLDKLKVIHLNNSKTDISSHIDRHEEIDKGKIALEAFKLIINDKRLESIPKILEIPYNNYQELKRNLDLIKELVD; encoded by the coding sequence ATGAACAAAAAAAATTTGTTAATTGGGGCTCATATGTCAATTGCAAAAGGCATAGAGCAATCTCTTTATTTAGGAAAAGAAATTGGATGTACAACCATACAAATATTTCTCAGAAGCAATCGTAGATGGGAATTTAACGATTTTACTAATCAAGAGATATATAAGTTTAATCAAGCAAAAATAGATACAAAAATAGATACGATAGTAGCTCATTCTAGATATTTGATAAATTTAGGCTCAAGCTCAGAAGAAGTACAAAATAAATCGTTATCATCTTTAGACAAAGAATTAATAAATTGCGATAAATTGGGTATAAAATACTTAGTTTTACATCCAGGCGCAGGAAATGAAAACATAGAAAAATGTATAAATAAAGTTGCACAAAATATAAATAAAATTTTAAATAATAATCATAGTAGAGTAACCATAGCTTTAGAAAATACCGCTGGTCAAGGTAGTTATATTGGCTCAACTTTTGAACAACTCTACATGTTATTAAGTTTAATAGAGGACAAAAACCGTATAGGAATATGTTTTGACACATGTCATGCATGGGCTTCAGGTTATAATTTTACCGATAAAGAAAGTTATTCTCAAATGTGGCATGAGTTTGATAGTATTATAGGACTTGATAAATTAAAAGTAATACATCTGAATAACTCAAAAACAGATATCAGCTCTCACATTGACAGGCATGAAGAGATTGATAAAGGTAAAATAGCATTGGAAGCTTTCAAGCTAATCATAAATGATAAAAGGTTAGAATCCATTCCTAAAATATTAGAGATTCCTTATAATAATTATCAAGAACTTAAAAGAAATTTAGATTTGATTAAAGAATTAGTTGATTAA
- the infB gene encoding translation initiation factor IF-2, whose product MAIRVYELSKKLGLTSKELINILSSLGVEVSSHISVLPSDIVELIEEEVKNKISSKTKTDIESDTDQISDNSLNELHPNSTSSISKTLKDESADKISKHDNPQKVQSNPDKNSLVLEPVALSILAEKINKPVSEIILTLLKQGIVITKNQILPEKMVKKIADLYGINVISSSNAETKKINQKISNRISDKVSQEGTWQERNPIVVVIGHVDHGKTTLLDFIRKSRVAAKEKGGITQHLGAYEVKIPQGNMVFLDTPGHEAFSMLRVRGLKAADIAILVVAADDGVKPQTIEAINHAKSVGLPIIVAINKVDKVSPQQVDIVKQQLTKYDLIPEEWAGNTPFVAISAKLGTGIDELLEVIALQSQLMELKTNISVPARGYILESKLEKGRGPVATIISQHGTLYLGDYFFAGNTSGKINSIIDSYGKRLSQVGPSVPVQISGFSQQPNAGDIFRVITQQEYKKGPSNQQEFQSEVKAKSLYTESGINLIIKADNASSKEAILTSIDKLSSTLGQNFNIIYSGLSDVTESDVILAMDTKSYIYTFHVKTLPNAYNLINNNNVTVKHFDIIYNLLEDLEALSESLKPIQYISKKIGEGNVIKIFDIKSLGKVAGMHVRSGKFIREGKVVILRNNQKIGEGKIKSLQREKKSVKEVLTGFECALLVDGFEDWQIDDRIECYQEVPA is encoded by the coding sequence ATGGCAATACGTGTATATGAATTATCTAAAAAACTTGGACTAACTAGTAAAGAATTAATTAATATATTAAGTTCTTTAGGAGTAGAAGTTTCAAGTCATATATCTGTTCTTCCTTCAGATATAGTCGAACTCATAGAAGAAGAAGTTAAGAATAAAATTTCGTCAAAAACAAAAACGGATATAGAATCTGATACAGATCAAATATCAGATAATTCTTTGAATGAATTGCATCCAAATTCCACAAGTAGTATAAGTAAAACGTTAAAAGATGAATCTGCTGATAAGATTTCTAAACATGATAATCCGCAGAAAGTTCAATCTAATCCCGATAAAAACTCTCTTGTTTTAGAACCAGTTGCACTATCTATTCTTGCTGAAAAGATAAATAAACCTGTAAGTGAAATTATATTGACTTTATTAAAACAAGGAATTGTTATTACTAAAAATCAGATTTTACCTGAAAAAATGGTAAAAAAAATAGCTGATCTTTATGGTATTAATGTTATTAGTAGTTCTAATGCAGAGACTAAAAAAATTAATCAAAAGATATCTAATCGTATATCTGATAAGGTTTCACAAGAAGGTACTTGGCAGGAAAGAAATCCAATTGTAGTTGTAATAGGTCATGTTGATCATGGTAAAACTACTTTGCTTGATTTCATAAGAAAATCAAGAGTGGCTGCAAAAGAAAAAGGTGGAATTACTCAACATTTAGGAGCTTATGAAGTAAAAATACCTCAAGGTAATATGGTATTTTTGGATACTCCTGGTCATGAAGCTTTTTCTATGCTTAGAGTTAGAGGATTAAAAGCAGCCGATATAGCTATTTTGGTTGTTGCGGCTGATGATGGAGTTAAACCTCAGACTATTGAGGCTATAAATCATGCGAAATCTGTAGGTCTTCCTATAATTGTAGCTATTAATAAAGTTGATAAAGTTTCTCCACAACAAGTGGATATAGTAAAACAGCAATTAACTAAATACGATTTAATTCCTGAGGAATGGGCTGGCAATACTCCCTTTGTTGCTATATCAGCAAAATTAGGAACAGGTATTGATGAATTACTAGAGGTAATTGCTTTACAATCACAATTAATGGAATTAAAAACTAATATATCAGTTCCTGCAAGAGGATATATTCTAGAGTCAAAATTAGAGAAAGGACGTGGCCCAGTTGCTACAATTATATCTCAACATGGAACTTTATATTTAGGAGATTACTTTTTTGCAGGTAATACATCTGGTAAGATAAATTCTATAATTGATTCTTATGGTAAACGTCTTTCACAAGTAGGTCCTTCTGTTCCTGTTCAAATATCAGGATTTTCTCAACAGCCAAATGCAGGAGATATTTTTAGAGTAATTACTCAACAAGAGTATAAAAAAGGACCTTCTAATCAACAGGAATTTCAATCAGAAGTTAAAGCTAAGAGCTTGTATACTGAAAGTGGTATTAATTTAATTATTAAAGCTGATAATGCTTCTTCAAAAGAGGCTATATTAACTTCTATTGATAAGTTATCATCTACTTTAGGCCAAAATTTTAATATCATATATTCTGGTCTATCGGATGTAACTGAAAGTGATGTTATTTTAGCAATGGATACTAAGTCTTATATTTATACTTTTCATGTAAAGACTCTACCTAATGCTTATAATTTAATTAATAATAATAATGTTACTGTAAAGCATTTTGATATTATTTATAATTTACTAGAAGATTTAGAGGCGCTTTCAGAATCTCTTAAACCTATTCAATATATATCTAAAAAAATTGGCGAAGGTAATGTTATTAAGATTTTTGATATTAAATCTTTAGGTAAAGTTGCCGGAATGCATGTTCGTTCTGGTAAGTTTATACGTGAGGGTAAAGTTGTTATATTGCGTAACAATCAAAAGATTGGTGAAGGTAAGATTAAGAGCCTTCAAAGGGAAAAGAAATCTGTAAAAGAAGTTCTTACCGGATTTGAGTGTGCATTATTAGTAGACGGCTTTGAAGATTGGCAAATAGATGACAGAATAGAGTGCTATCAAGAAGTACCAGCATAA
- the nusA gene encoding transcription termination factor NusA codes for MKLSQVIEELVEEKGLDKNTLAQIIAEGILAAYKKKYPDLELKVNYNRKEDEIEVLIEKTVVSTVSDEDKEISLRKARTFSPEINLTEVINLPFEGKIGRIDILKAKQVIAQKIRSIEAQAIYQEFKPKEGTIIQAIIHKCERNGFTVKIQDHLAFLPKNLSIPGDKCVVGYPIRALLKEVLPQPQAENQLILDRSSTDFLKKLFEIEIPEVFEKLVEVKKIARIAGYKSKVLVLSNDKNIDPVGTCVGVGGVRIKPILRELGSEKIDIIALGNSVEDLIKDALKPAQVNRVELIDNKRAKVWLDEDQRSLAIGKLGQNISLASKLTGIDIELVKSNLELEDEQEFGILKE; via the coding sequence GTGAAACTATCTCAAGTAATAGAAGAACTTGTTGAAGAAAAAGGTCTTGATAAAAATACTTTAGCTCAAATCATAGCTGAAGGTATACTTGCTGCTTATAAAAAAAAATACCCAGATTTAGAGCTTAAAGTTAATTACAACAGAAAAGAAGATGAAATAGAAGTTTTAATAGAAAAAACTGTTGTATCTACTGTATCTGATGAAGACAAAGAGATAAGTTTAAGAAAAGCTCGTACTTTTTCCCCTGAAATTAATTTAACAGAAGTCATAAATCTTCCGTTTGAGGGTAAAATTGGAAGAATAGATATACTAAAAGCAAAGCAAGTAATTGCTCAAAAAATAAGATCTATAGAAGCACAAGCTATATATCAAGAATTTAAGCCAAAAGAAGGAACTATTATTCAAGCTATAATTCACAAATGTGAAAGAAATGGCTTTACTGTTAAGATCCAAGATCATTTGGCATTTTTACCTAAAAACTTATCTATTCCTGGGGATAAATGTGTCGTAGGATACCCAATTAGAGCATTGCTTAAGGAGGTTTTACCACAACCCCAAGCTGAAAATCAATTAATTCTGGATAGATCTTCTACCGATTTTTTAAAAAAACTTTTTGAAATTGAAATACCTGAAGTTTTTGAGAAACTTGTGGAAGTAAAAAAAATAGCTAGAATTGCTGGTTATAAGTCTAAAGTCTTAGTTCTTTCAAATGATAAGAATATTGATCCTGTAGGGACATGCGTAGGTGTTGGTGGAGTTAGAATAAAGCCTATTTTGCGTGAATTAGGCAGCGAAAAAATAGACATAATAGCTTTAGGCAATTCTGTTGAAGATTTGATAAAAGATGCTTTAAAACCTGCTCAGGTCAATAGAGTTGAATTAATAGACAATAAAAGAGCTAAAGTTTGGCTTGATGAAGATCAACGATCTCTTGCAATAGGTAAACTCGGTCAAAATATCTCATTAGCATCTAAATTAACTGGAATCGATATTGAATTAGTTAAGTCTAATTTAGAACTAGAAGATGAGCAGGAATTTGGTATTTTAAAAGAATAA